In Streptomyces puniciscabiei, a single genomic region encodes these proteins:
- a CDS encoding helix-turn-helix domain-containing protein, whose protein sequence is MGGEMMPPDEAGPEDVVLAWEGVDVVAVRLPQLADSLDHILAAMERRKGRPLADLDRKAKQEIVRILEARGAFAVRHGVETVASALGVSRFTVYNYLNREKGG, encoded by the coding sequence ATGGGCGGGGAGATGATGCCGCCGGACGAGGCCGGGCCCGAGGACGTCGTCCTCGCCTGGGAGGGCGTCGACGTCGTCGCCGTACGCCTGCCCCAGCTGGCCGACTCCCTCGACCACATCCTCGCCGCCATGGAGCGCCGGAAGGGCCGGCCGCTGGCCGACCTGGACCGCAAGGCCAAGCAGGAGATCGTACGGATACTGGAGGCGCGCGGCGCCTTCGCCGTGCGGCACGGCGTGGAGACCGTGGCGAGCGCGCTCGGGGTGAGCCGCTTCACGGTCTACAACTACCTCAACCGGGAGAAGGGGGGCTGA